A single genomic interval of Asinibacterium sp. OR53 harbors:
- a CDS encoding gluconate 2-dehydrogenase subunit 3 family protein yields MDRRKSIKALVVGTVSTGLIIEACKPGEKKAATAVADTGADADRMQEEKDYLKKLNDKFFTAQEMATLTVLADIIVPKDAVSGSASDAKVPDFLEFIVKDMPKHQTPMRGGLRWLDVQCLKQYGKAFTDCDHQQQIAMVDQIAYPAKAKPEMKQGVSFFNLMRNLTVTGFFTSEMGVKDLGYKGNTPNQWNGVPDDVLKQYGLAYSEKELKECVSF; encoded by the coding sequence ATGGACAGAAGAAAATCCATTAAAGCCCTGGTAGTAGGAACCGTATCCACTGGCCTCATCATTGAGGCTTGTAAGCCAGGCGAAAAGAAAGCAGCAACTGCGGTTGCCGATACGGGTGCAGACGCTGATCGCATGCAGGAAGAAAAGGATTACCTGAAAAAACTCAACGATAAATTCTTCACGGCACAGGAAATGGCCACACTTACAGTGCTGGCAGATATCATTGTACCCAAAGATGCAGTGAGTGGCAGCGCCAGTGATGCCAAAGTGCCCGACTTCCTGGAGTTCATCGTAAAAGACATGCCCAAACACCAGACGCCTATGCGCGGTGGCTTGCGCTGGCTCGATGTACAATGCCTGAAGCAGTATGGTAAAGCATTTACGGATTGTGATCACCAGCAGCAAATTGCCATGGTAGACCAGATCGCTTATCCAGCCAAGGCAAAACCAGAGATGAAACAAGGTGTATCTTTCTTCAATCTCATGCGCAATCTTACAGTGACCGGGTTCTTTACTTCCGAAATGGGTGTGAAAGACCTGGGGTATAAAGGCAACACGCCCAATCAATGGAATGGTGTTCCCGATGATGTGCTGAAACAGTATGGACTTGCCTATAGCGAGAAGGAGCTGAAAGAATGCGTCAGTTTTTAA
- a CDS encoding vitamin B12-dependent ribonucleotide reductase codes for MANPRTSKGLQFSRRFTAEGVSPFDQFEYDYRDSVIKNPNGEKVFEMNNVEVPKQWSQIATDILAQKYFRKAGVPQPDGSVGRETSVKQVAHRMANCWRVWGERYGYFASAKDAQVFYDELVYSILNQACVPNSPQWFNTGLHESYGITGKPQGHYFVDPKDGKLKKSTNAYERPQPHACFILSVNDDLVNEGGIMDLWTREARIFKYGSGVGTNFSQIRGGGEKLSGGGTSSGLMSFLKIGDRAAGAIKSGGTTRRAAKMVCLDLDHPEVMEFINWKVQEEDKVAALVAAGYDNSYEGEAYATVSGQNSNNSVRIPNSFFKVLEEGGDWELKARTDGRVMKKVPAREVWSQISYAAWRCADPGTQYDTTINEWHTCPKGGRINASNPCSEYMFLDNTACNLASINLRKFHDDETNVFDVAGFEYTTRLWTTVLEVSVLMAQFPSKEVAQLSYDYRTLGLGFANLGSMLMVSGIAYDSEEARGIAGAISAIMTGIAYKTSAEIAAFLGTFDKYEENKEDMLRVMRNHRAAAYDAEDAYVGIEIKPQGIKATHCPDYLLKAATRAWDEAVQLGEQHGYRNAQTTVIAPTGTIGLVMDCDTTGVEPDFALVKFKKLSGGGYFKIINQSVPQALKNLGYNAKEAEAIEKYAVGAASFEGAPFINPQSLSEKGFTATEIEKLNGAARSAFEIGFIFNRFILGDECMQRLGFTEAQYSDWNFNLLEAIGFSEAEIEAANDYVCGTMTVEGAPYLKDAHLTVFDCANKCGKKGERYIHAYGHIRMMAACQPFLSGAISKTINLPHEATVEEIADCYLLSWQLGLKANALYRDGSKLSQPLSNKSSDKKKKSAEAEEEKVAVADTASNIVDMSQLTVDELLDEVHKRMQASTDTKLKRQLSLIVEKKSLPAKRRGFTQKAKIGGQVLFLRTGEYADGTLGEIFIDLAKEGSTLRSFMNCFAIAISVGLQYGVPLEEFVEKFVFTKFEPAGMVDHPNIKTTTSLVDFVFRVLAYEYLGRTDLVHVLDRPQVGNLGDDDGDATLLGKPELSSIRVTAPSANVTPAAQPQKLQRAAAPVKAEAGLDAVNAAAKNMQSDAPACNTCGHITIRSGTCYKCLNCGNSMGCS; via the coding sequence ATGGCTAACCCACGCACTTCCAAAGGTTTACAGTTCAGCCGCCGCTTTACAGCAGAGGGTGTAAGCCCTTTTGACCAGTTCGAATACGATTACCGCGACAGTGTTATCAAAAACCCTAATGGTGAAAAGGTTTTTGAAATGAACAATGTAGAGGTTCCGAAACAATGGAGCCAGATCGCAACGGACATTCTCGCCCAAAAATATTTCCGCAAAGCCGGGGTACCCCAGCCAGATGGTTCGGTAGGCAGGGAAACCAGCGTAAAACAGGTGGCACATCGTATGGCCAATTGCTGGCGTGTGTGGGGAGAGCGTTACGGGTATTTCGCATCGGCCAAAGATGCACAGGTGTTTTACGATGAGTTGGTATACAGCATCCTCAACCAGGCTTGCGTACCCAATTCACCCCAATGGTTCAATACCGGTTTGCACGAGAGCTATGGCATCACCGGCAAACCGCAGGGTCATTATTTCGTAGATCCCAAAGATGGTAAACTGAAAAAATCCACCAACGCGTATGAGCGCCCACAACCCCATGCCTGTTTCATTCTCAGCGTGAACGACGACCTGGTGAATGAAGGTGGTATCATGGATCTGTGGACCCGTGAGGCCCGCATTTTCAAGTACGGATCAGGCGTAGGTACCAACTTCTCACAGATTCGTGGTGGTGGAGAGAAGTTAAGTGGAGGGGGTACTTCAAGCGGACTGATGAGCTTTCTCAAAATAGGTGACCGCGCTGCAGGCGCTATCAAGAGCGGCGGCACTACACGACGGGCAGCCAAAATGGTTTGTCTCGATCTGGATCACCCCGAAGTAATGGAATTCATCAACTGGAAAGTGCAGGAAGAAGATAAAGTGGCCGCATTGGTAGCTGCAGGATATGATAACAGTTACGAGGGAGAAGCGTATGCTACGGTATCCGGACAAAATTCAAACAACTCTGTGCGCATCCCTAACAGTTTCTTTAAAGTGCTGGAAGAAGGCGGCGACTGGGAACTGAAAGCGCGTACCGATGGCCGTGTGATGAAGAAAGTGCCGGCAAGAGAAGTGTGGAGCCAGATCTCTTACGCAGCATGGCGTTGCGCCGATCCCGGAACACAATATGATACTACCATCAACGAATGGCATACCTGTCCGAAAGGCGGCCGCATCAATGCATCGAACCCCTGCTCGGAATACATGTTCCTCGACAATACGGCCTGTAACCTGGCTTCCATCAACCTGCGCAAGTTTCATGATGATGAGACCAATGTGTTTGATGTAGCAGGTTTTGAATATACTACGCGTTTGTGGACTACCGTACTGGAAGTATCTGTGTTGATGGCACAATTCCCTTCTAAAGAAGTGGCGCAACTTTCTTACGATTACCGTACACTCGGACTCGGCTTCGCTAACCTGGGTTCTATGCTTATGGTGAGTGGTATTGCTTACGATAGTGAAGAAGCCCGTGGTATTGCAGGTGCTATATCTGCTATCATGACGGGTATCGCGTATAAAACATCTGCAGAGATCGCTGCCTTCCTTGGCACATTTGATAAATACGAGGAGAACAAAGAAGACATGCTGCGTGTAATGCGCAACCACCGCGCCGCTGCTTATGATGCGGAGGATGCGTATGTAGGTATTGAAATCAAACCACAGGGTATCAAAGCCACGCATTGTCCCGATTACCTGTTGAAAGCCGCTACCCGTGCATGGGATGAAGCGGTTCAGTTAGGCGAACAGCATGGCTACCGCAATGCGCAAACAACTGTGATTGCACCTACCGGAACCATTGGCCTGGTAATGGATTGCGATACTACCGGTGTAGAACCTGATTTCGCATTGGTGAAATTTAAAAAATTGTCAGGCGGTGGTTATTTCAAAATCATCAACCAGTCGGTTCCACAGGCATTGAAGAACCTTGGCTATAATGCTAAAGAAGCGGAAGCCATTGAAAAATATGCAGTAGGTGCTGCGAGCTTTGAGGGCGCTCCTTTCATCAATCCGCAAAGCCTGAGTGAGAAAGGATTTACTGCTACTGAGATTGAAAAACTGAACGGCGCTGCGCGATCTGCTTTTGAGATCGGTTTCATCTTCAACCGTTTTATACTGGGTGATGAATGTATGCAGCGTTTAGGCTTTACAGAAGCGCAGTACAGCGATTGGAATTTCAACCTGCTGGAAGCGATCGGTTTCAGCGAAGCAGAAATTGAAGCAGCCAATGATTATGTATGTGGTACCATGACGGTGGAAGGTGCTCCTTATCTCAAAGACGCGCACCTGACGGTATTCGACTGTGCAAATAAATGCGGCAAGAAAGGAGAGCGTTATATCCACGCGTATGGACATATCCGTATGATGGCGGCTTGTCAGCCTTTCCTCAGCGGCGCCATTTCCAAGACCATCAACCTGCCACATGAAGCAACAGTAGAAGAGATTGCGGACTGTTATTTGCTGAGCTGGCAACTGGGATTGAAAGCCAACGCCCTTTACCGCGATGGTTCCAAACTGAGCCAGCCGTTGAGCAATAAATCTTCCGATAAAAAGAAAAAATCGGCGGAAGCAGAAGAAGAAAAAGTGGCTGTTGCAGATACGGCTTCCAATATTGTAGACATGAGCCAGCTTACAGTAGATGAATTGCTGGATGAAGTACACAAACGCATGCAGGCTTCTACCGACACCAAGCTGAAGCGCCAGTTATCGCTCATCGTAGAGAAAAAATCCTTGCCTGCCAAGCGCAGGGGTTTTACACAGAAAGCCAAAATCGGCGGTCAGGTATTGTTCCTCCGCACAGGAGAATATGCAGATGGTACACTGGGTGAAATATTCATAGACCTGGCGAAGGAAGGCTCTACGCTGCGCAGCTTCATGAACTGTTTTGCCATTGCCATTTCTGTTGGCTTGCAGTACGGTGTTCCGTTGGAAGAGTTCGTAGAGAAATTTGTGTTCACTAAGTTTGAGCCGGCTGGTATGGTAGACCATCCCAATATCAAGACTACTACTTCACTGGTTGATTTTGTATTCCGTGTATTGGCTTATGAGTACCTGGGCCGTACAGACCTGGTGCATGTGCTGGACAGACCGCAGGTAGGCAACCTGGGCGATGATGATGGGGATGCCACTTTGCTGGGCAAGCCAGAGTTGAGCAGCATAAGAGTAACAGCGCCTTCGGCCAATGTTACACCGGCTGCACAACCGCAAAAATTACAGCGAGCAGCCGCACCTGTTAAAGCAGAAGCAGGGTTAGATGCTGTGAATGCTGCTGCTAAAAATATGCAGAGTGATGCACCGGCTTGTAACACATGCGGACATATTACCATTCGCAGCGGTACCTGTTACAAGTGCCTGAATTGCGGTAACAGCATGGGTTGCAGTTAG
- a CDS encoding SPFH domain-containing protein, which translates to MEKIRKGIPGFGALLVALVILILNISLIIQSASGPANPPAVEIFFIVLGFIAIVVVLKGLIIVQPNYAVVLTFFGKYVGTVKENGLLFVNPLFTQQKVNLRSQSLESAKLKVNDKMGNPIEIAAVILWQIQDTYKVVFDVVSFSQYMINQSEAAIRHLASICPYDNIEDEHAPVTLRDGGEKVTQLLENELNERLTKAGIVITEARISHLAYSPEIAGAMLQRQQATAIVAARTKIVEGAVGMVEMALELLSRKQIVELDEDKKASMVSNLMVVLCGEKAATPVLNTGTLYQ; encoded by the coding sequence ATGGAAAAGATTCGAAAAGGGATACCCGGTTTCGGAGCCTTATTGGTGGCTCTTGTCATACTGATACTCAACATCAGCCTGATCATCCAGTCTGCTTCCGGCCCGGCCAATCCGCCCGCTGTGGAAATATTTTTCATTGTCCTTGGCTTTATTGCGATTGTTGTGGTGTTGAAGGGGCTCATCATCGTACAACCCAATTATGCGGTGGTGCTTACTTTTTTTGGTAAGTATGTAGGAACTGTCAAAGAGAATGGATTGTTGTTTGTGAACCCGCTGTTCACACAGCAGAAAGTGAATCTCCGTTCGCAGAGCCTGGAAAGCGCCAAGCTCAAGGTGAACGATAAAATGGGTAACCCCATTGAGATCGCCGCCGTGATCCTGTGGCAGATACAGGACACTTACAAAGTGGTGTTCGACGTGGTGAGCTTTTCGCAGTACATGATCAACCAGAGCGAAGCGGCCATTCGCCACCTGGCTTCTATTTGTCCGTATGACAACATTGAAGATGAACACGCACCTGTAACGTTGCGTGATGGTGGTGAAAAAGTAACGCAGTTACTGGAAAATGAGCTGAACGAGCGACTGACCAAAGCAGGGATCGTTATTACGGAGGCACGCATCAGTCACCTGGCTTATTCTCCCGAGATTGCAGGCGCTATGCTGCAAAGACAACAGGCCACGGCCATTGTAGCTGCCCGCACCAAGATCGTGGAAGGTGCGGTAGGCATGGTAGAGATGGCATTGGAATTGCTGTCGAGAAAACAGATCGTGGAACTGGACGAAGATAAAAAAGCTTCCATGGTAAGTAACCTGATGGTAGTACTTTGCGGTGAGAAAGCGGCTACCCCTGTGCTGAATACAGGCACGCTTTACCAATAA
- the metG gene encoding methionine--tRNA ligase, which translates to MKDPKRYLITAALPYANGLKHIGHLAGAYLPADIYVRYLKAQQRDVVFVCGSDEHGTAIPIQATKEGTTAQAIIDKYHPIIEENFRELGIAFDIYHRTSAPIHHQTAQEFFTALNEKGDLETKETEQYYDEEAKSFLADRYIKGTCPNCGYENAYGDQCERCGKSLSPDELINPVSTLSGKPPVKKLTRHWYLPLNRHEDFLREWILKEHAEDWRANVLGQCKSWIDGGLQPRAVTRDLDWGIKVPLPDAEGKVLYVWFDAPIGYISATKQWALDHGRDWTPYWQDKDTKLVHFIGKDNIVFHCIIFPVMLKLHGNILPDNIPSNEFMNLEGDKMSTSRNWKLEMQDYINDFIRKENGGSQMADVLRYYLTQIAPETKDSEFVWKGFQDANNSELVSIFGNFVNRTFVLMHKLCKGKVPPYHTAVADGLDAQTIAEIKQTKEKVEQLLEAYRFREALFEVINLARIGNQYMQKKEPWILAKKLEAQPEVQQLIDNCLHICLQLTANLAILINPFLPFTAKKMLHMMKVVEKMLSWENAGSMKLLSVGYSLRAPELLFRKIEDDEINAQIEKLKSASATKEAPAVNTKQMTPEQSATSNQKSAIVFDDFAKIDLRVGTIVSAEKVEKADKLLKLQVDLGSETRTIVSGIALHFKPEEIVGKQVTVVTNLAPRKMRGIESNGMILMAEDNGKLHFINPEDKINSGSTVS; encoded by the coding sequence ATGAAGGATCCGAAGCGATATTTGATCACGGCAGCGTTGCCCTATGCCAACGGCCTCAAGCACATCGGCCACCTGGCCGGGGCCTATTTGCCTGCCGATATTTATGTACGTTACCTCAAAGCGCAACAGCGCGATGTAGTATTTGTGTGCGGAAGCGACGAACACGGCACTGCCATTCCCATACAGGCCACCAAGGAAGGCACTACGGCCCAGGCCATTATTGATAAATACCATCCCATCATTGAAGAGAATTTCAGGGAACTGGGCATTGCATTCGATATTTACCACAGAACCAGCGCTCCTATCCATCACCAGACGGCACAGGAATTCTTTACAGCATTGAATGAGAAGGGAGACCTCGAGACAAAAGAGACCGAGCAGTATTACGACGAAGAAGCCAAAAGCTTCCTGGCCGACCGTTATATCAAAGGCACTTGTCCCAATTGCGGTTACGAGAATGCCTATGGCGACCAATGCGAACGTTGCGGAAAGAGTTTGAGTCCGGACGAGCTCATCAACCCTGTAAGCACCCTCAGCGGTAAGCCCCCGGTAAAAAAATTAACCAGGCACTGGTATCTGCCACTCAACCGGCACGAAGATTTCCTGCGGGAATGGATATTGAAAGAGCATGCCGAAGACTGGCGCGCCAATGTCTTAGGCCAGTGCAAAAGCTGGATCGATGGCGGCCTGCAGCCGAGGGCTGTTACGCGCGACCTCGACTGGGGTATTAAAGTACCATTGCCCGATGCGGAAGGGAAAGTATTGTACGTATGGTTCGATGCGCCCATCGGTTATATCAGCGCTACCAAGCAATGGGCATTGGATCATGGCAGAGACTGGACGCCCTACTGGCAGGATAAAGACACCAAACTCGTTCACTTCATCGGAAAAGACAATATCGTTTTCCACTGCATCATTTTCCCGGTGATGCTGAAATTGCATGGCAATATCCTGCCCGACAATATTCCCTCTAACGAGTTCATGAACCTGGAAGGCGACAAAATGAGCACCAGCCGCAACTGGAAGCTCGAGATGCAGGATTATATCAACGATTTCATCCGCAAAGAAAATGGCGGAAGCCAGATGGCCGATGTGTTGCGTTATTATTTAACGCAGATCGCCCCCGAAACCAAAGACAGCGAGTTTGTTTGGAAGGGATTCCAGGATGCCAATAACAGTGAACTGGTAAGCATCTTCGGCAATTTTGTGAACCGAACTTTTGTGCTCATGCACAAACTCTGTAAAGGAAAAGTTCCCCCTTATCACACAGCTGTAGCCGATGGGTTGGACGCACAAACCATTGCTGAGATCAAACAAACAAAAGAAAAAGTAGAACAGTTACTGGAAGCATACCGTTTTCGTGAGGCTTTGTTTGAAGTGATTAACCTGGCTCGTATTGGTAACCAGTATATGCAGAAAAAAGAGCCCTGGATACTGGCAAAGAAACTGGAAGCGCAGCCGGAAGTGCAGCAGTTGATCGATAACTGCCTGCACATCTGCCTCCAACTCACCGCCAACCTGGCCATCCTCATCAACCCTTTCCTTCCGTTCACGGCTAAAAAAATGCTGCACATGATGAAGGTGGTAGAGAAAATGCTGAGCTGGGAGAACGCCGGTAGTATGAAATTATTGAGCGTAGGTTATTCGCTCAGGGCCCCCGAGTTATTGTTCAGAAAGATAGAAGACGATGAGATCAATGCGCAAATAGAAAAACTCAAATCTGCCAGTGCAACCAAAGAAGCGCCAGCAGTCAACACAAAACAAATGACACCCGAACAATCAGCAACCAGCAATCAGAAATCAGCAATCGTTTTCGATGATTTTGCAAAGATAGACCTGCGTGTTGGCACCATTGTAAGCGCAGAAAAAGTAGAGAAAGCAGATAAGTTGTTGAAATTGCAGGTAGACTTGGGATCTGAGACACGCACCATTGTTTCGGGTATTGCGCTTCACTTCAAACCGGAAGAGATCGTAGGTAAACAGGTAACCGTGGTTACCAATCTCGCTCCGCGTAAAATGCGCGGTATTGAAAGCAATGGGATGATATTAATGGCCGAAGACAATGGCAAGCTGCACTTTATCAATCCGGAAGACAAAATCAATTCCGGAAGCACAGTGAGTTAA
- a CDS encoding GMC oxidoreductase yields the protein MGDLQIKKESKKYDAVIVGSGAGGGMAAYMLAKAGLKVCLLEAGADYDPKIHSSQFKNPWESPRRGASTKFRPFGDFDGCFWGWDIDGEPYTMAEGTKWEWWRARMIGGRTNHWGRISLRFGPKDFKRRSIDGLGDDWPISYDDIKPYYDKVDKLLGVYGSNEGLPNDPDGIFLPPPKPRLHELMIKKAATGIGIPVIPSRLSILTKKINDERGACVYCGQCNRSCKLYADFSSSSALVIPGATTGNLDVITQAMAREVLTNAEGLATGISYVSKRDMMEYQVSGRVVILAASACETARLLLNSKSTRHPNGLANESNVVGRYLHDSTGAALGGVLPQLFGRKRYNEDGVGGMHVYTPWWLDNKKLDFPRGYHIEYWGGMSQPAYGFGFGLENLNGKYAVNGKTKETGGYGASLKEDARFFYGANVGMAGRGEAVANYNNLCEIDPNVVDKYGIPVLRFNVKHSDYEIKQAKHMKETFKEIMHNMGAVITWGGDDNEKNNYGLSNPGNIIHEAGTVRMGADRKSSALNKWSQAHDCKTLFCVDGSQFTSQADKNITWTILALSMRASEYIIDEMKKQNL from the coding sequence ATGGGTGATCTTCAGATCAAAAAAGAATCTAAAAAGTATGATGCTGTCATTGTAGGATCGGGCGCCGGTGGTGGAATGGCTGCCTATATGCTGGCCAAGGCCGGTCTCAAGGTCTGCCTGCTCGAAGCAGGGGCCGATTACGATCCTAAAATTCATTCTTCTCAATTTAAAAATCCCTGGGAATCGCCCCGTCGTGGTGCCAGCACCAAGTTTCGCCCATTCGGCGATTTCGATGGCTGTTTCTGGGGATGGGATATTGATGGAGAACCTTATACAATGGCCGAAGGAACCAAGTGGGAATGGTGGCGCGCGCGCATGATCGGCGGCCGTACCAATCACTGGGGAAGGATATCATTGCGTTTCGGTCCGAAGGATTTCAAACGCAGAAGTATTGATGGATTGGGTGATGACTGGCCCATCAGTTATGACGACATCAAACCATATTATGATAAGGTAGATAAGTTGTTGGGTGTATATGGCTCTAATGAAGGATTGCCCAATGACCCGGATGGTATTTTCCTGCCACCGCCCAAGCCCCGCTTGCATGAACTGATGATCAAGAAAGCAGCTACCGGCATAGGTATACCGGTAATCCCATCCCGTTTGTCGATCCTCACCAAGAAGATCAATGATGAGCGTGGGGCCTGCGTGTATTGCGGACAGTGTAACCGTAGTTGTAAGCTCTATGCCGATTTTTCTTCTTCTTCAGCCCTGGTAATTCCCGGTGCTACAACAGGTAACCTGGATGTGATTACACAGGCGATGGCCCGTGAAGTATTAACCAATGCAGAAGGACTGGCAACCGGTATTTCTTATGTGAGCAAAAGAGATATGATGGAATACCAGGTGAGTGGCCGTGTTGTGATACTCGCTGCCAGCGCTTGTGAAACGGCCCGCTTATTGCTCAATTCCAAATCAACCCGCCATCCGAATGGCCTGGCCAATGAGAGCAATGTGGTGGGCAGGTACCTGCACGATTCAACCGGTGCTGCACTGGGTGGTGTATTGCCACAGCTTTTCGGCCGTAAACGTTACAATGAAGATGGGGTGGGCGGTATGCACGTATATACCCCCTGGTGGCTCGACAATAAAAAACTCGATTTCCCTCGCGGTTATCATATTGAATATTGGGGCGGCATGTCGCAACCGGCTTATGGCTTTGGTTTTGGCCTGGAAAATCTCAATGGTAAATATGCCGTGAATGGTAAAACCAAAGAGACGGGCGGTTACGGTGCTTCCCTGAAAGAAGATGCGCGTTTCTTTTATGGCGCCAATGTTGGTATGGCAGGAAGGGGAGAAGCCGTAGCGAATTACAATAACCTCTGCGAGATAGATCCCAATGTAGTGGACAAATATGGTATCCCTGTTTTGCGTTTCAATGTAAAACATTCCGACTACGAGATCAAGCAGGCCAAGCACATGAAAGAGACCTTCAAGGAAATCATGCACAACATGGGTGCCGTGATTACCTGGGGCGGCGATGATAATGAGAAGAATAATTACGGATTGAGTAACCCGGGTAATATCATTCACGAAGCAGGAACCGTACGTATGGGAGCCGATCGTAAATCGTCGGCGCTCAACAAATGGAGCCAGGCACACGATTGTAAAACATTGTTCTGTGTAGATGGCAGTCAGTTCACTTCACAGGCCGATAAGAACATTACCTGGACCATCCTTGCGCTCTCCATGAGGGCATCTGAATACATCATCGATGAAATGAAAAAACAAAACTTATAA